Proteins encoded within one genomic window of Oryza glaberrima chromosome 12, OglaRS2, whole genome shotgun sequence:
- the LOC127756378 gene encoding glycine-rich protein DOT1-like, translating into MSAITSWSAASDAGVLGANCVEEGLQHGGGEHRHGRGGSGGGGKDEATQRLEGGDERVVRRGVVGYGARVAEAAAHDGQHGAGLGGYRAGEAGIPRGGGGGRIEESGRGGGQRWKPAV; encoded by the coding sequence ATGAGCGCCATCACCTCGTGGAGCGCGGCCAGCGACGCCGGCGTCCTCGGAGCGAACTGCGTTGAGGAAGGGCTGCAGCATGGCGGCGGGGAGCACCGCCACGggcgcggcgggagcggcggcgggggaaaaGACGAGGCGACGCAGCGCCTTGAGGGAGGAGACGAGCGGGTggtccgccgcggcgtcgtcggctaCGGCGCGCGGGTGGCGGAGGCTGCGGCGCATGACGGCCAGCACGGCGCTGGCCTCGGCGGATATCGCGCAGGCGAGGCCGGCatccctcgcggcggcggcggcggccggattgAGGAAtcagggcgaggaggagggcaaaGATGGAAACCAGCAGTATGA